aaattaaaacaacttaatgctacccaatctccaataacacattttccaaaagagcgtgatgtggaggtctaagtcctcatgtgtgatctaattattgttgattggttatgtaattgttcattgtgttgtcacttgatcttgatcttattggttgtcacatgttaagtgctatggttgatttctcgctattactttatgcatattgatttttattttgaatcggCCGACGATACCTACTCAGCACATGTTGTcccgtactgacccctactgGTATTTTTCTCTGTTtcattttgtggagtgcagggagtgttccatcgacttcgactcgacctcaactctagccagtgtccagcacatcaggttccagggtgagctatttcttctagctcgtgttggatcctctcgggcatggcatgatgtccttagttttcggacatattaagttatttatttattctagtgtttgatattttcagacgtggtattttagaattagatgtccttgaagtgatgactttcaggttttgggaacaCGTATTTAATAAACTTTAgtggttttattattttttactctcATAAATTGAACTTCTGCAttagtattatattttataagttgggtttgtatcgttggttctctaCCTAGAAAattaagtgtgggtgtcactcatggtCCATTTTGAATCGTGACAAAATGGAAAGTTCCCAAGTGGATTGCCACATCTTGTCGATTCCATATCGAGGAAGAGGCCACATCAACCCATTGATGAATCTGTGCAAGCTCATAGCCACACAAAATATTCTACTACGAGGGTCTGTTATTGTAACAGAGGAGTGGTTCAGCTTTTTGAAATCAGAGCCAAAGCCAGATAATATACAGTTTCGAACAATTCCAAATGTAATTCCATCAGATAAGTGCAAGGGCAAAGATCTGAGGGGTTTCATGGAAGCTGTAAATACTAAAATGGAAGCTCCCGTTGAGAGTATACATGACGGGCTTCCAAAGCCCAATGTGATTTTAGCGGATTCGTTCTTGCCGTGTGCCGTCAGTATTGGGGAGCGGAGGAATATTCCGGTGGCTTCATTTTGGACTGAGTGTGAGTTTGATACGAAGGAAAATgtagaaaatgttttcttggaaaacaagtaatattttttacgAAAATAGTTTGTGATATAAAAATCAACTTTATTAATTGACTTGGGATCTGACCCCTAACTGAATTTCCAGTCTCCATTTTCACAGTTGGTCCAACAATCCCTTATTTGGATACCGAATTCAATACTAGCCAGCCTACTCCAAACTACTTGTCATGGCTTGATGATCAACCTAAAGACTCTGTTCTATACATATCCCAAGGAGGTTTCATGTCAGTATCAAAAGAACAGTTAGATGAAATTATAGCTGGCATGCACAGCAGCGGTGTCAGGACATTTTGGGTGGTGCGTAAGAATGCATCCTTACTTACAGACGGAGTTGGGAATAGGGGAATTGTGGTGCCTTGGTACGACCAATTGAAAGTTTTGTGATTTTGGTCGCATTGTGGATGGAATTAGACCAAGGAAGGTGCATTTGCCGGCGTTCCATTTCTTACGTTCCCTATTGCCGCTGATCAATTTACCAAAAGCAAACAAATAGTGGAGGACTGGAAGATTGGGTGGAGAGTAAACAAGGAACAGGAGAAGCTGGTTATGAGAGATGAAATTGCTCTATTCATAAAGAGTTTTATGGACCTCGACAGCTACCAAGGAAAATAAATGAGTAGAAGAGCAATGGAAATAAGCAATTGAAGGCGGAGCCATCCAAGGAAATATTGACAAGTTCATTCGGGATACTAATTTCCCCTGAAGTGCTCATTTTTGGAACATACCCACAGTGCgtaaaaataatttgaagtcTATATTTGAGGCTTGACAAACTGTCCAAATAAGGTACCCGTGACCAGCAATACCTAGTCACTGTAATCAGTTGCTTATTGCTGGAAGCCTACTTGAACACTTGTGAGCACTAGGAAACAGTTCCTATTcgttttcttcttattttgggATTGTTTTGTTTCTTGTGCTGGTTTGATTTGCTAAGTGCTTATATCACAGTCACCTTATAATCACTCTATCCTCATTTACTGAGAAGTCTCATTAAAGTGGCTTGGTGTCGTTCTCATCTTACTTCGACTTCTATCTGGTTGGATAGACGATATCAACTAGGCTATAATATCAAGTATTTGAGTGGATGACTAACATTCCaaaccaaccaaaaaaaaaaatttaaaaattattcacTGATCTATCATTTAGCGCTTTCGCTTTTCCTGACAAGACACGAATCAGCACAAACTTCTTTCGAGTAGTCAATTTATctagcatgtctaataaaaggACAGTCTGATATACTAAAGCTTCCGTTATGTGCAGGATCCGACCACAAGGacctattgtacgcagtcttatcTTGCATTTTTTTTCTAGAGGCTATTTGCAAGATATCTAGCATGTCTAATCtaaaacaataaatataattCCTTAAACGACATCAATAAATATTGCTTGTCGCAGTGATGCACCCGTTCCCATTTAATTGCATGGTTTGcccttcaattttttatttatgcatCTTTTAGACATCAAGATTAGAGTATGCGGGGATAATCACGATCTTAGTTGAATAATAATGACCCAAAATAGAATAACTAGTGCTCGGTAAAATCCTATTGCATGCAATCCAGCACGCGCTCTGTATTTCTGTATAAGAAATCTGCAATTACAAAATGTACACCTaccaaattcattcaaacaaaTAGACACGCTGTTACATTGAAATGCCGCTCAACGAACAAACAAGTAACAATGAGCTATCATACTGTTTACCCTGAACTTCACAGCAGCAGTTTACCACCAAGAATCCCACAGGACTAAAGTTGAATCACTTACAATCTCACATTATGGTACATGTGCACGCACTTTTCTTTGGAGTCTCGTCAATCTTCTTTTCTGTCATATAAAGACAAGTTTCAGCagctaaaaaaagaaaaagaagagaaaagtgtGCACCATGAATTCTTAACACCACACCCTTGACTGAAGAAACTCGTTGAGGATAATAAAACAGGCACAGGATTGGACTTATACATATATTCAAATAAacaaattttacaagaaaagCACAGGGTTAGGGGTTGAGGGAGTGGCAATGAGCTATCATCTTATCCTCAATTCAGTATTAGAACAAATAGGGTTCATGTCAAGCTCGAAGGTACAAATCTTATTTAAGTACATTTAATGAAGCTCACATTTACATGAGAGAAGTATTTCCTGGATACTACTACAACTTCAGCATTAGACGAAAATAGACATCCGCCAAAAATTAGTGGAATGTTAATGAAATGGCTAACTCgagaatttccaattacacagATCTCCCTGGGATAAGATTTAAGTAAAGCACCTGGACATGCACATATAAGCAAGTACACTTCAACAGGAAAGGTCAAAATCCACTAGCAAAGTTAGATCTTCATTAAATTCAGCAAAATTGAACTTGCACAAATCACCCGACTCACCTTGTTTCTCCCTCGAATCTACCACTTCATTATCCACCAAAGCTACATCCAAAATCTGTCTTCCATCGACAAAAGCATTTTGCAAAAATGAAAGTCTCGTAACAAAACTCTCTCAAGTCTACTAAAAATGATCTAGTCGAAGCTTCCCACTAGACTAATAGGTTTGTAGTCCCCAACACTAGAAGCCCCTtcctttttaagaaaaatgacaATCAAAGAAGCATTTAAGCTCCTTTCGAAATTACCCCTCCTAGAACTCATCAATAGTACTTACTACATATGTTTGACTGTACAACAATGCTGAAAGAAAGCCAAAGTGA
The sequence above is a segment of the Solanum dulcamara chromosome 11, daSolDulc1.2, whole genome shotgun sequence genome. Coding sequences within it:
- the LOC129874239 gene encoding UDP-glycosyltransferase 87A2-like yields the protein MESSQVDCHILSIPYRGRGHINPLMNLCKLIATQNILLRGSVIVTEEWFSFLKSEPKPDNIQFRTIPNVIPSDKCKGKDLRGFMEAVNTKMEAPVESIHDGLPKPNVILADSFLPCAVSIGERRNIPVASFWTECEFDTKENVENVFLENK